In one Acidimicrobiia bacterium genomic region, the following are encoded:
- the carB gene encoding carbamoyl-phosphate synthase large subunit, with protein sequence MPRRNDIDSVLIIGSGPIVIGQACEFDYSGTQACRVLQREGFRVVLVNSNPATIMTDPEFADATYVEPLDVETLTRIIERERPDALLPTIGGQTALNLAIALHDGGVLERYDVELIGAGVEAIHTAEDRSRFKVAMEEIGLTVPVSGFAYSVAEALDVARSVGYPVVVRPSFILGGGGTGIAGDERELAEAAERGLAASPATEILVEQSVLGWKEYELEVMRDNADNVVVICSIENLDPMGVHTGDSITVAPAQTLSDVEYQAMRDAAFACIRRIGVDTGGSNIQFAVHPQTGEMVVIEMNPRVSRSSALASKATGFPIAKIAAALAVGYRLDEIRNDITRETPASFEPTIDYVVTKVPRWAFEKLPGASPVLGTQMQSVGEVMAIGRTFPESLQKALRSLETGRFGLNCDPAEVVADRADVDELVRVAATATPDRIFLVEAALRRGATVERLHEATSIDPWFLDQMLAITEERAALASSSAESLSRADWRRVTGLGFADDQLAYLWDTSSDRVRDARLAAGVAATFKTVDTCAAEFSARTPYHYATHEDEDEVAAVTRDAVVILGSGPNRIGQGVEFDYCCVHAAFALSEAGYETVMINCNPETVSTDYDTSDRLFFEPLTVEAVRDICDALRRDGPRLAGVIVSLGGQTPLKLAHALEAVGIPVLGTSPASIDVAEDRERFNALCASLAIPQPDGGVAATPGEARSVAERVGYPVLVRPSYVLGGRAMQIVYDVEGLDAAMAELASEGSLGREGGLSAERPALIDRFLEDAIEVDVDAIRDHTGEVLVGGVMEHIEEAGVHSGDSACAIPPPTLPGDVIATIERQTHALADALEVCGLLNVQFAVKDGRVHVIEANPRASRTVPFVSKATGVLLAKVAARVMTGTTLAALRDEGLLCPPAAGGHVAVKEAVLPFARFPEVDTVLGPEMRSTGEVMGVDRSFGLAFVKSQAAAGNALPMSGTVFLSLADRDKRAGLGAARRLAELGFALAATTGTAAALQAEGLPVALVVAKVGESGIDAVDLISSGRIDLVVNTPRGSGPRADGNHIRRAATRHRVPCITTVAAALAAAAGIAEWVSSEPTVRPLQEYHRDGQLPLGV encoded by the coding sequence CGGTACGACGTCGAGCTCATCGGAGCGGGCGTCGAGGCGATCCACACTGCCGAAGACCGGTCTCGGTTCAAGGTCGCCATGGAGGAGATCGGGCTCACGGTGCCAGTGTCGGGGTTCGCGTACTCCGTCGCGGAGGCGCTCGACGTCGCGCGTTCGGTCGGGTACCCGGTCGTGGTGCGCCCGTCGTTCATTCTCGGGGGCGGTGGCACCGGCATCGCGGGCGACGAGCGCGAGCTCGCTGAAGCCGCCGAGCGGGGACTCGCCGCGAGCCCGGCCACGGAGATCCTCGTGGAGCAGTCGGTGCTGGGGTGGAAGGAGTACGAGCTCGAGGTCATGCGTGACAACGCAGACAACGTCGTGGTCATCTGCTCGATCGAGAACCTGGATCCGATGGGCGTGCACACCGGCGACTCGATCACCGTGGCCCCCGCGCAGACGCTCAGTGACGTCGAATACCAGGCCATGCGCGACGCCGCGTTCGCGTGCATCCGCCGCATCGGCGTCGACACCGGCGGTTCGAACATCCAGTTCGCCGTCCATCCGCAGACCGGCGAGATGGTCGTCATCGAGATGAACCCGCGCGTGTCGCGTTCGAGCGCCCTCGCGAGCAAGGCCACCGGCTTCCCCATCGCCAAGATCGCGGCCGCGTTGGCCGTTGGGTACCGCCTCGACGAGATTCGCAATGACATCACCCGCGAGACGCCCGCGTCCTTCGAGCCCACGATCGATTACGTGGTCACGAAGGTCCCGCGGTGGGCCTTCGAGAAGCTCCCCGGGGCGTCTCCGGTGCTCGGGACCCAGATGCAGTCGGTGGGCGAGGTGATGGCGATCGGCCGCACGTTCCCGGAATCGCTGCAGAAGGCACTCCGGAGCCTCGAGACCGGTCGCTTCGGGCTGAACTGCGACCCGGCCGAGGTGGTGGCCGATCGGGCCGATGTCGACGAGCTCGTTCGGGTTGCGGCCACGGCCACCCCTGATCGGATCTTTCTCGTCGAGGCCGCGCTACGCCGCGGCGCCACGGTCGAGCGCTTGCACGAAGCCACTTCCATCGACCCCTGGTTCCTGGACCAGATGCTCGCCATCACCGAGGAGCGCGCCGCTCTGGCGTCGAGCAGCGCCGAGAGCCTGAGCCGGGCCGATTGGCGAAGGGTGACGGGTCTCGGCTTCGCCGACGACCAGCTCGCATACCTCTGGGACACGAGCTCGGATCGGGTCCGCGACGCCCGGCTCGCGGCGGGGGTCGCCGCCACGTTCAAGACGGTTGACACTTGTGCGGCCGAGTTCTCGGCACGTACGCCGTATCACTACGCGACACACGAGGATGAGGACGAGGTTGCCGCGGTCACACGCGACGCGGTCGTGATCCTCGGCAGCGGACCCAACCGCATCGGGCAAGGTGTGGAGTTCGACTACTGCTGCGTGCACGCGGCGTTCGCGCTGTCCGAGGCCGGCTACGAGACCGTCATGATCAACTGCAATCCGGAGACGGTCTCCACCGACTACGACACGAGCGATCGCCTCTTCTTCGAGCCGCTCACGGTCGAAGCAGTCAGGGACATCTGCGATGCGCTTCGTCGTGACGGACCCCGACTGGCCGGCGTGATTGTCTCGCTCGGCGGCCAGACGCCACTGAAGCTCGCACACGCGCTCGAAGCCGTCGGCATCCCGGTGCTCGGAACCAGTCCAGCGTCGATCGACGTCGCGGAGGACCGTGAGCGGTTCAATGCGCTGTGTGCGTCACTCGCCATCCCGCAGCCCGACGGTGGCGTCGCCGCGACTCCGGGCGAGGCGCGCTCCGTCGCCGAGCGCGTCGGCTATCCCGTTCTCGTGCGGCCGTCGTACGTGCTGGGCGGTCGCGCGATGCAGATCGTCTACGACGTCGAAGGGCTTGACGCCGCGATGGCGGAGCTCGCCAGCGAGGGAAGCCTCGGGCGCGAGGGCGGCCTCTCGGCCGAGCGCCCCGCACTCATCGACCGTTTCCTCGAGGACGCGATCGAGGTCGATGTGGACGCGATCCGGGACCACACCGGTGAGGTGCTCGTGGGCGGGGTCATGGAGCACATCGAGGAAGCCGGGGTGCATTCCGGCGACTCGGCCTGTGCCATCCCGCCTCCGACGCTCCCTGGGGACGTCATCGCGACGATCGAGCGCCAGACGCACGCCCTCGCCGACGCGCTCGAGGTGTGTGGACTCCTGAACGTGCAGTTCGCGGTGAAGGACGGCCGTGTGCACGTCATCGAGGCGAACCCGCGCGCGAGTCGGACGGTGCCGTTCGTGAGCAAGGCGACCGGCGTGCTGCTGGCGAAGGTTGCCGCGCGGGTGATGACCGGTACCACGCTCGCCGCATTGCGAGACGAAGGTCTGCTCTGCCCGCCTGCCGCGGGCGGACACGTCGCGGTGAAGGAGGCGGTGCTCCCGTTCGCGCGCTTCCCCGAGGTCGACACCGTCCTCGGTCCCGAGATGCGCTCGACCGGCGAGGTGATGGGGGTGGACCGCTCGTTCGGCCTCGCGTTCGTCAAGAGTCAGGCCGCGGCCGGCAACGCGCTTCCGATGAGCGGGACGGTCTTCCTCTCGCTGGCCGATCGCGACAAGCGCGCTGGCCTGGGGGCCGCGCGGCGGCTCGCTGAGCTCGGCTTCGCGCTCGCGGCCACCACCGGGACCGCGGCCGCGCTCCAGGCCGAAGGGTTGCCCGTGGCGCTCGTCGTCGCCAAGGTGGGGGAGAGCGGCATCGACGCAGTCGACCTCATCTCGTCGGGGCGCATCGATCTTGTGGTGAACACGCCGCGTGGCAGCGGGCCGCGCGCCGACGGCAACCACATCCGCCGGGCCGCGACCCGGCATCGCGTGCCGTGCATCACCACGGTCGCGGCCGCGCTCGCTGCGGCCGCAGGGATCGCGGAATGGGTCAGCAGCGAGCCGACGGTGCGGCCGTTGCAGGAGTACCACCGGGACGGTCAGCTCCCGCTGGGGGTGTGA
- a CDS encoding dihydroorotate dehydrogenase, producing MPARTDDLDTRVRLGGLELINPIVTASGTFGHGAEVATLCDPTRLGAVTAKSQAPFAWRGNSAPRLHASACGMVNAVGLQGHGVEHWIAHDLPALRDLGASVIASVWGHAVVDFAHAAELLSSVQDELVALEINLSCPNLDHGDAMFAHDAAATGEVVSAVAGIGLELPVFAKLSPGVADLPRIAGAALDAGAAGLTLVNTVRALLVDAELRRPVLGSPGGGLSGAAIKPIALRAVHDVTRAHPGVAVIGTGGVSTGVDAVEMLLAGATAVGVGTATFADPRAALRILAELERWCAEHGVRRIADLIGALGVES from the coding sequence ATGCCTGCCCGCACCGACGACCTGGACACGCGCGTTCGGCTCGGTGGGCTCGAGCTGATCAACCCGATCGTCACCGCGTCGGGAACCTTCGGGCACGGTGCCGAGGTCGCGACGCTCTGCGATCCCACGCGGCTCGGTGCAGTGACCGCCAAGTCGCAAGCCCCGTTCGCATGGCGCGGGAACAGTGCGCCCCGGCTGCACGCGTCGGCGTGCGGCATGGTCAATGCCGTCGGATTGCAGGGCCACGGGGTGGAGCACTGGATCGCGCACGACCTCCCGGCACTTCGCGACCTCGGCGCCAGCGTGATCGCATCGGTATGGGGCCACGCGGTCGTTGACTTCGCACACGCCGCCGAGTTGCTCTCGTCGGTGCAGGATGAACTCGTTGCCCTGGAGATCAACCTGAGCTGTCCCAACCTGGATCACGGCGACGCGATGTTCGCCCACGACGCGGCCGCGACGGGTGAAGTGGTGAGCGCGGTCGCCGGCATCGGCCTCGAGCTACCCGTGTTCGCCAAGCTCTCGCCCGGCGTGGCCGATCTGCCGCGCATCGCAGGCGCGGCGTTGGATGCCGGCGCCGCTGGTCTGACGCTCGTGAACACGGTGCGTGCGCTCCTCGTCGACGCGGAGCTCCGACGTCCTGTGCTCGGGAGCCCTGGCGGTGGCCTGTCCGGCGCCGCGATCAAGCCCATCGCCCTGCGCGCAGTCCATGACGTGACCCGCGCCCATCCTGGTGTTGCTGTGATCGGCACCGGCGGCGTCTCGACCGGTGTCGATGCCGTGGAGATGCTGCTGGCCGGGGCCACGGCGGTCGGCGTCGGCACCGCGACGTTCGCCGATCCCCGTGCGGCGCTCAGGATCCTCGCCGAGCTCGAGCGCTGGTGTGCCGAACACGGGGTGCGCCGGATCGCAGACCTCATCGGCGCCTTGGGGGTGGAGTCGTGA
- the pyrF gene encoding orotidine-5'-phosphate decarboxylase: MTDARGRLVLALDVGDLTEALRVATLVKPWFATAKVGYELYAEAGPSAFDALQGLGLQVFADLKLHDIPNTVARGARVLGRHGVRFLNFHASGGVAMLKAGVDAFKEGGREGGHDALVALGVTVLTSEANADAFDERLRWSSEAGCDGVVCAADEVRIAHAAKLRTMVPGIRLPGQDTDDQARPSTPERAIADGADWLVIGRAVTRADDPSKAAETVHALVERASLSQ; the protein is encoded by the coding sequence GTGACCGACGCTCGAGGCCGACTCGTGCTCGCCCTCGACGTGGGCGATCTCACCGAGGCCCTGCGCGTCGCAACGCTGGTCAAGCCGTGGTTCGCCACCGCGAAGGTCGGCTACGAGCTGTATGCAGAGGCGGGCCCAAGTGCATTCGACGCACTCCAAGGACTCGGACTGCAGGTGTTCGCCGACCTCAAGCTCCACGACATCCCGAACACGGTGGCTCGAGGAGCTCGGGTCCTCGGTCGGCATGGCGTCAGGTTCTTGAACTTCCACGCGTCGGGCGGGGTCGCGATGCTGAAGGCCGGCGTCGACGCGTTCAAGGAAGGCGGCCGAGAGGGCGGCCACGACGCTCTCGTCGCGCTCGGCGTGACGGTACTCACCAGCGAGGCGAACGCCGATGCGTTCGACGAGCGCTTGCGTTGGTCGAGCGAAGCGGGCTGTGACGGCGTCGTCTGCGCGGCCGACGAAGTACGCATCGCACACGCCGCGAAGCTGCGAACAATGGTCCCAGGGATCCGGTTGCCGGGCCAGGACACCGACGATCAAGCGCGGCCGTCCACCCCCGAGCGTGCCATCGCTGACGGGGCGGACTGGCTCGTGATCGGGCGAGCCGTCACACGCGCGGACGATCCTTCAAAGGCTGCCGAGACCGTCCATGCGCTCGTGGAGCGAGCCTCGCTGTCGCAGTGA
- the mihF gene encoding integration host factor, actinobacterial type, protein MPLPPALTPEQRLAALEKAAAARRQRAEVKEKLKAGGLTLEQLFVQGDGNETIAKLKVVSVLESMPGVGKVKARRLMQELDISESRRLRGLGDNQRRKLLDRFA, encoded by the coding sequence ATGCCGCTCCCGCCCGCGCTGACTCCGGAACAGCGCCTTGCCGCGCTCGAGAAGGCCGCGGCGGCGCGCCGTCAACGTGCCGAGGTTAAGGAGAAGCTCAAGGCAGGTGGTCTCACGCTGGAGCAGTTGTTCGTCCAGGGCGACGGCAACGAGACGATTGCCAAGCTCAAGGTGGTGAGCGTGCTCGAGTCGATGCCGGGAGTCGGCAAGGTCAAGGCGCGGCGGCTCATGCAAGAGCTCGACATCAGCGAGAGTCGGCGGTTGCGCGGGTTGGGCGACAACCAGCGCCGCAAGCTGCTCGATCGCTTCGCCTGA
- the gmk gene encoding guanylate kinase: MSVLLVIAGPSGVGKGTIVRSLLERELRLWFSVSATDRPRRPGEVDGRDYDFISREEFERIRDAGGFLEWFEVFGDLKGTPRGPVEAHLASGDDVLIEVDVQGALAIRAAFPEALLVFIKPPSREVLRRRLHDRDPAADTEELERRLAEADAEESAASSFDKIVVNDDLDRAVNEIDALMEAKREGRVP, translated from the coding sequence GTGAGCGTGCTCCTCGTGATCGCCGGCCCGTCCGGTGTCGGCAAGGGGACGATCGTGCGGAGCCTTCTCGAGCGCGAGCTGCGGCTCTGGTTCTCCGTCTCCGCGACCGACCGCCCTCGCCGGCCGGGGGAGGTCGACGGTCGGGACTACGACTTCATCTCGAGGGAGGAGTTCGAGCGAATCCGCGACGCGGGCGGCTTCCTCGAGTGGTTCGAGGTGTTCGGCGATCTCAAGGGCACACCGCGCGGACCGGTGGAAGCCCATCTCGCCTCTGGTGACGACGTGCTGATCGAAGTGGACGTCCAGGGGGCCCTCGCCATCCGGGCCGCATTTCCCGAGGCGCTGCTGGTGTTCATCAAACCTCCCTCACGCGAGGTGCTCCGCCGTCGGCTCCACGACCGAGACCCCGCAGCCGACACCGAAGAGCTCGAGCGGCGCCTGGCGGAGGCCGACGCGGAGGAGTCCGCGGCGTCGAGCTTCGACAAGATCGTCGTCAACGACGACCTGGATCGTGCGGTCAACGAGATCGACGCGCTCATGGAGGCCAAACGCGAGGGCCGAGTGCCATGA
- the rpoZ gene encoding DNA-directed RNA polymerase subunit omega, producing the protein MPDRRASLMEPRMEHLLERVDSKFTLVTLAAMRAREINDYYNQLGEGLGKIVPPQVTSVSRKPLTISLEEIEAGKIESAPLPEEPEASEGEAADADEPAAE; encoded by the coding sequence ATGCCCGATCGCCGCGCGTCGCTCATGGAGCCGCGAATGGAGCACCTGCTCGAGCGGGTGGACTCGAAGTTCACGCTCGTGACGCTGGCCGCCATGCGAGCACGCGAGATCAACGACTACTACAACCAGCTCGGCGAGGGCCTCGGCAAGATCGTGCCGCCGCAGGTCACCTCGGTGTCGCGCAAGCCGCTGACGATCTCGCTCGAGGAGATCGAGGCCGGCAAGATCGAGTCGGCGCCGCTGCCCGAGGAGCCCGAGGCTTCCGAGGGTGAGGCGGCCGACGCCGACGAGCCCGCGGCGGAGTAG
- the coaBC gene encoding bifunctional phosphopantothenoylcysteine decarboxylase/phosphopantothenate--cysteine ligase CoaBC, with product MNPDRSDLTPLRGRRVVLGVAGGIAAYKAVEVCRLLVDAGAHVSPVLTADAQRFIGALTFSALASEPARTSLFGDDNDPIPHTRLGQSAHLVVVAPATAKLLGKYTAGISDDLLTATLLATRAPVLLAPAMHTEMWEHPAVIDNVAALVRRGVNFVGPDDGHLAGGDAGPGRLASPEDIVAAAAAVLASRRDLAGVRIVVTAGGTREPLDPVRFIGNRSSGKMGHALADAAARRGAAVTLVTTSALEAESSVELVHVATAEEMHDAVLSRFAESDVVVMAAAVADFRPKVIADQKLKKHDGPPEVVLEPTPDILTALGERKERQVLVGFAAETERVREHASAKLSAKRVDLMVANDVAAPGCGFEVDTNQAVLLDSSGRAEELPLQSKADLADAVLDRVCGVLEHRGEETS from the coding sequence ATGAACCCCGACCGATCAGATCTCACGCCACTGCGCGGTCGCCGGGTGGTGCTCGGTGTCGCGGGTGGCATCGCCGCGTACAAGGCCGTGGAGGTCTGCCGGCTGCTCGTCGATGCCGGCGCGCACGTCAGCCCTGTCCTCACCGCCGATGCGCAACGGTTCATTGGAGCGCTGACATTCTCGGCACTTGCATCCGAGCCTGCCCGCACATCGCTGTTCGGTGACGATAACGACCCCATCCCGCACACGCGCCTAGGGCAGAGCGCGCACCTCGTGGTGGTCGCGCCCGCCACCGCCAAGCTCCTCGGCAAGTACACGGCAGGGATCTCCGACGACCTCCTCACGGCGACACTGCTCGCCACGCGCGCTCCGGTGCTCCTCGCGCCGGCCATGCACACCGAGATGTGGGAGCACCCCGCGGTCATCGACAACGTTGCCGCGCTGGTGCGTCGCGGCGTCAACTTCGTCGGACCCGACGACGGACACCTGGCCGGCGGCGACGCAGGTCCGGGCCGGCTCGCGTCACCCGAGGACATCGTGGCGGCCGCCGCGGCCGTCCTCGCGAGTAGGCGCGATCTCGCCGGTGTCCGGATCGTGGTCACCGCCGGCGGCACGCGCGAGCCGCTCGACCCGGTTCGGTTCATCGGCAACCGCTCCTCCGGGAAGATGGGGCACGCGCTCGCCGACGCGGCGGCGCGTCGCGGCGCTGCCGTCACCCTCGTCACAACGAGCGCGCTCGAGGCCGAGTCGTCCGTGGAGCTGGTACACGTTGCAACTGCGGAGGAGATGCACGACGCTGTCCTCTCGCGCTTCGCCGAGAGCGACGTCGTCGTCATGGCCGCCGCGGTCGCCGACTTCCGACCCAAGGTGATCGCCGACCAGAAGCTGAAGAAGCACGACGGACCGCCGGAAGTCGTACTGGAGCCGACGCCCGACATCCTTACCGCGCTCGGCGAGCGCAAAGAGCGCCAGGTGCTCGTGGGCTTCGCGGCCGAGACCGAGCGCGTTCGCGAGCACGCCTCCGCCAAGCTCTCGGCGAAGCGGGTGGATCTCATGGTCGCCAACGACGTGGCCGCCCCTGGCTGTGGGTTCGAGGTCGACACCAATCAGGCCGTTCTGCTGGACTCGAGCGGCCGCGCCGAGGAGCTCCCGCTCCAGAGCAAGGCCGACCTCGCGGATGCCGTGCTCGACCGGGTCTGCGGCGTGTTGGAGCACCGAGGAGAGGAAACCTCTTGA
- the metK gene encoding methionine adenosyltransferase, whose protein sequence is MSTHFTFTSESVTEGHPDKMCDQISDAILDAILDEDPESRVACESMATTGIVMVAGEISTNAHVDYPRVVRDTVCEIGYNHASFGFDGKTCSVITSIDKQSPDIAMGVDKARELKDGTGDHYDEIGAGDQGMMFGYACDETDDLMPMPIWLAHRLAQRLAAVRKDETLDYLRPDGKTQVTIEYEDGRPKRLSNVLISTQTGPGIDVDGQLRPDLIEHVIRPLIPSQFADDDYEVLCNPTGSFELGGPHADCGLTGRKIIVDTYGGMARHGGGAFSGKDPTKVDRSGAYAVRHAAKNIVAAGIAQRCEVQVAYAIGIAKPVSVMVETFGTSTIDPAKLPALVHEHFDLRPAAIIERLHLRRPIFRRTAAYGHFGRPEPTFTWESVDQAEAFRKAAEAVA, encoded by the coding sequence TTGAGCACGCACTTCACGTTCACGTCGGAGTCGGTCACCGAGGGCCACCCCGACAAGATGTGCGACCAGATCAGCGACGCCATCCTCGATGCCATCCTCGACGAGGACCCCGAGAGTCGGGTCGCGTGCGAGTCGATGGCCACGACCGGCATCGTCATGGTGGCGGGGGAGATCAGCACGAACGCACACGTTGATTACCCGCGGGTCGTGCGCGACACCGTGTGCGAGATCGGGTACAACCACGCGTCGTTCGGCTTCGACGGCAAGACCTGCAGCGTCATCACCTCGATCGACAAGCAGTCACCGGACATCGCCATGGGCGTCGACAAGGCCCGTGAGCTCAAGGACGGGACCGGCGACCACTACGACGAGATCGGTGCCGGCGACCAGGGGATGATGTTCGGGTACGCGTGTGACGAGACCGACGACCTGATGCCGATGCCGATCTGGCTCGCACACCGGCTCGCGCAGCGCCTTGCCGCGGTCCGCAAGGACGAGACGCTCGACTACTTGCGCCCGGATGGCAAGACGCAGGTCACCATCGAGTACGAGGACGGCCGGCCGAAGCGCCTCTCCAACGTCCTGATCTCAACGCAGACCGGTCCCGGCATCGACGTGGACGGGCAGCTGCGGCCGGATCTCATCGAGCACGTCATCCGCCCGCTGATCCCCTCCCAGTTCGCCGATGACGACTACGAAGTGCTCTGCAACCCGACCGGCAGCTTCGAGCTCGGTGGGCCTCACGCCGACTGCGGCCTCACCGGACGCAAGATCATCGTCGACACCTACGGCGGGATGGCCCGTCACGGTGGTGGTGCGTTCAGCGGGAAGGACCCGACCAAGGTCGACCGGTCCGGTGCGTACGCAGTGCGGCACGCCGCGAAGAACATCGTGGCTGCCGGGATCGCGCAACGCTGCGAGGTGCAGGTCGCCTACGCGATCGGCATCGCCAAGCCGGTGTCGGTGATGGTCGAGACGTTCGGCACGTCCACCATCGACCCCGCGAAGCTCCCGGCGCTGGTGCACGAGCACTTCGACCTTCGACCCGCGGCGATCATCGAGCGACTCCACCTGCGGCGACCGATCTTCCGGCGGACTGCGGCGTACGGGCACTTCGGCCGCCCCGAGCCGACCTTTACGTGGGAGAGCGTCGACCAAGCCGAGGCGTTCCGCAAGGCCGCCGAGGCCGTCGCCTAG
- the def gene encoding peptide deformylase, with translation MGTFEIRMFGDPVLRQRAPEVTELDGDLARLVDTMMETMHEAQGVGLAAPQVGVQKRLYTYDVGEVAGVLVNPEIVESSGEWVYDEGCLSVPGLSFEIVRPKVVTARGIDLDGNEVVIEGDELMGRLIQHEIDHLDGVLLLDRLEADARKAALRELRQRALDGTIAATTDRDGGRRL, from the coding sequence GTGGGCACGTTCGAGATCCGGATGTTCGGCGACCCGGTGCTGCGTCAACGCGCGCCGGAGGTCACCGAGCTGGACGGCGATCTCGCGCGCCTGGTGGACACGATGATGGAGACGATGCACGAAGCGCAGGGCGTCGGGCTCGCAGCACCACAGGTCGGCGTCCAGAAGCGCCTGTACACCTATGACGTGGGCGAGGTCGCCGGCGTGTTGGTGAATCCGGAGATCGTCGAGTCGAGTGGCGAGTGGGTCTACGACGAGGGATGCCTCTCCGTGCCCGGCCTCTCCTTCGAGATCGTGCGTCCGAAAGTGGTGACGGCGCGCGGCATCGATCTCGACGGCAACGAAGTTGTCATCGAGGGCGACGAGCTCATGGGCCGCCTGATCCAGCACGAGATTGACCACCTCGACGGTGTGCTCCTCCTCGATCGGCTCGAAGCCGACGCGCGCAAGGCCGCGCTACGCGAGCTTCGCCAGCGCGCGCTCGACGGAACCATCGCCGCGACGACCGACCGGGACGGCGGCCGCCGTCTCTGA
- the fmt gene encoding methionyl-tRNA formyltransferase: MRLVFFGTPEEGAVVLEALVGAGLDVVLVVTRPDKRRARRGQPEPSPVRIAADRLGLQVRTPEKAAEVADELRNSGATLGVVVAYGQILPLSVLEALPLGLVNLHFSLLPRWRGAAPVERAILAGDAETGVCLMRLEEGLDTGAVFACVRTPILDDETAGELRARLVDLGVDLVVTTLPETVTTVPEPQQGEPTYADKLDVGEFHLDPSRPADELHRIVRAGNPRPGAWMHVGGRRLKVLRATCEPGTGDAPGTIDEEARLATVDGVLVLEEMQPEGGRVMSGSEWRRGLSRPDVSVDEP, encoded by the coding sequence ATGCGCCTCGTGTTCTTCGGCACACCCGAAGAAGGCGCAGTTGTGCTCGAAGCGCTGGTGGGCGCAGGGCTCGACGTCGTATTGGTCGTCACTCGACCGGACAAGCGGCGCGCGCGTCGCGGACAACCCGAGCCGAGCCCCGTGCGGATCGCCGCGGACCGCCTGGGCCTCCAGGTCCGCACACCGGAGAAGGCCGCCGAAGTGGCCGATGAGCTGCGAAACTCAGGCGCCACGCTCGGCGTCGTTGTCGCGTACGGTCAGATCCTTCCGCTCTCGGTCCTGGAGGCGCTGCCGCTCGGGCTGGTGAACTTGCACTTCTCGCTGCTGCCGCGCTGGAGGGGGGCCGCGCCCGTCGAACGCGCCATCCTCGCGGGCGACGCGGAGACCGGGGTCTGCCTCATGCGGCTCGAAGAAGGGCTGGACACGGGTGCGGTGTTCGCGTGTGTCCGCACACCGATCCTGGACGACGAGACCGCAGGCGAGCTTCGCGCGCGCCTCGTCGATCTCGGTGTCGACCTCGTGGTCACAACGCTCCCCGAAACGGTCACGACGGTCCCTGAGCCGCAGCAGGGCGAACCGACCTACGCCGACAAGCTGGACGTCGGTGAATTTCACTTGGATCCAAGCCGACCGGCTGACGAGCTCCACCGCATCGTGCGCGCCGGGAACCCGCGTCCGGGCGCATGGATGCACGTCGGCGGGCGCAGGTTGAAGGTGCTTCGGGCGACCTGCGAGCCAGGCACCGGTGACGCCCCCGGCACGATTGACGAGGAGGCGCGGCTCGCGACGGTGGACGGCGTGCTCGTGCTCGAAGAGATGCAGCCGGAAGGCGGTCGTGTGATGTCGGGCTCCGAGTGGCGCCGGGGCCTCTCGCGGCCGGATGTGAGCGTCGACGAACCGTGA